The following are from one region of the Anguilla rostrata isolate EN2019 chromosome 7, ASM1855537v3, whole genome shotgun sequence genome:
- the LOC135259576 gene encoding LOW QUALITY PROTEIN: zona pellucida sperm-binding protein 4-like (The sequence of the model RefSeq protein was modified relative to this genomic sequence to represent the inferred CDS: inserted 1 base in 1 codon; deleted 1 base in 1 codon), giving the protein MYENRLSSSYEVGIGLLGSITRDSVFKLSFQCRYLGSEVVSLVAEEDRSSSPPVAAPGPLRVELRLANGQCDSKGSLKAKSLANVYSSYYSEVDYPVTQVLREPVYVEVRVLERTDPNIVLTLEHCWATSXSLPQSLLVNGCPYHGDQYLTTLVPVDGSSGLQYPTHYKRFIVQMFTFVDATSLLKETTV; this is encoded by the exons ATGTATGAGAACAGGTTGTCCTCTTCATATGAAGTGGGGATTGGACTCTTGGGCTCCATCACAAGGGACAGTGTGTTTAA ACTTTCCTTCCAGTGCCGGTATCTTGGTAGTGAGGTGGTGTCTCTGGTGGCTGAGGAAGACcgttcctcctcccct ccagtAGCTGCTCCAGGACCCCTCCGTGTGGAGCTCAGATTAGCTAATGGCCAATGTGACTCAAAAGGATCACTGAAAGCtaa GTCTCTAGCAAATGTGTACAGCTCCTACTACAGTGAAGTGGACTACCCTGTGACACAGGTTTTGCGGGAACCTGTGTATGTGGAGGTGCGTGTCTTGGAGAGGACTGATCCCAACATTGTCCTGACTCTGGAACACTGCTGGGCCACAT TCAGCCTGCCCCAGAGTCTTCTGGTTAATGG GTGTCCCTACCATGGTGACCAGTACCTGACCACCTTGGTTCCTGTGGATGGCTCCTCTGGGCTCCAATACCCAACTCATTACAAGCGGTTCATTGTCCAGATGTTTACTTTTGTGGATGCTACCTCCTTGCTGAAGGAAACTACTGTCTGA